CCGAGGTCCGCGCCGAGAGCGGGGTCACCCGGTCGCCGCCACGACGGCGGGCCTCGAGCACACCGGACCGATGGTGGTGGCCGGCTCGCAGACCATCGTTGTCGGCCGTCCTCCAGGGGGCGAGGCGCCGGCGACTCGGGCTCGCGAGAGAGGCCGGCGCATGATCGAGCTCCTCCGCCACGAACAGCGACAGCACCTCCACCATGAGCAGCATGACGTCTGGCACTCCCTGTTTCCAGGCTGCTTCAGCGATCCCTCCGGCACCGGCTTCGGCTTCCTGCTGGCCTTCGACGAGCTGCTGCTCCGGCCGGGCGCCAGCACGGAGTTCCGTTGCGGAAGCGACACCGAGGTCGTCGCGTACGTGTACGAGGGGGCTCTCTCGCAGAAGGACTCACGAGGCAGCTCGGGCGTCCTGCACGCTGGCGGGTTTCAACGCACCTCCACCGGCTTCCGTCTCCGTCAGAGCATCACGGACGTCTCGCGGCACCAAGGTGTCCACCTCTTCCGGATGATCTTCCGCTCGGCACAAGCGGAGCTGGAGCCCAACCACGAGCAGCGCTGCTTCACGGAGGCGCAGCGCCGAAACCTGCTCTGCGCCGTCGCCTCTCCCGACGAGCGAAGGGACTCCCTGCGAATCCACCAGGACGCGCTCGTCTACTCCGCGGTTCTCGACTCCGGACTTCACATCGTTCACGAGCTCGCGCCGGACCGGACCGCCTGGCTCCACACGGTGTCCGGCCAGGCCACCCTCGACGACATCACCTTGACGCGTGGTGACAGCGTCTCGGTCACCGACGAGCGCGCCGTCTCGTTCACCGCTCGGGAGGACGCCGAGTTCCTGCTGATCGACATGGGACCGACCTTCCTGCGTCCCTGGGAGAAATAGCATCTCTTGCAGCTTTCTCGAGGCCGGAGGCCACGACTTCCTGCTGTACGACCATGGGTGAAGAGCACAAGGACACGAAGGACACAGCGCTGGCCGAGAGTGGCGGTGACCGCCTGCGGCGCTCCGTCTCGACCGAGGCCATGAGCGTGGAGCTGGTCTCCGCGTTCGCCGGAGACCGCGTCATGACCGGCGACGAGCGAGCCAGGATCGACGAGCAGATCGAGGAGCGCGGCGGCGTCTTCTTCTCCGACCTCTTCTACACCATCTCCCATCACTACTTCGCTCCCGATGTCGCCGAGTCGCTCTGGGGTGAGGTCACCAAGCACAAGCTCGCGATGACGAAGGCGCTCGGCAGGAACGTCCGCATCACCGTCGCGACGCTGGACTACCTCTCGAACATCACCGGGCAGATCGAATCCCTGACCCTGATCTCGGAGACCCACGCGGCCGAGATCACGGCCCTCTCCATGCGAGACGGGATGACCGGCCTCTACAACCACTCGAGCTGCTACGAGCTGCTGGAGCTGGAGTTCAGGAACCACCGGCGATACGGCGCGGGCCTGTCCTTGTTCCTGGTGGACATCGATGACTTCAAGCTCGTCAACGATCGTCACGGCCACCAGGAAGGCGATCGGGTGATCATCCAGCTGGCCAGGACCATGACCGAGCAGGTGAGAGACTCCGACATCTGCTGCCGCCTGGGTGGAGAGGAGTTCGTCGCGATCCTCCCCTTCACCAGCCGGCCCGAGATCGCGCTCGAGATCGCCGAGCGAGTCAGAGAGAAGGTCATGACCATCCGTTGCGGCGGCGAGGCCGTCACCATCAGCGCTGGCATCGCGGTCTGCGACCAGCAGGTCCGTTCCTCCCGAGAGCTCCTCGAGAACGCAGATCGAGCCCTCTATTCGGCGAAGAGGAGAGGCAAGAACCGGGTCGTCCTCGATGAGGCCCCGCCGGCGCGGTAGACCTCCCAATAGCGAGCAACCCCCGAAAACAGACGGCCCAGCCCCCCGGTATCACCGGTTCGCTGGGCCGTACGTCTTGGCTCCCTGAACGCCGGAAGGTGGTGAGGTCTTCCGGCCTTCGTTTCTGGATGGTTGGGCGCCTGCGGTAGTCCGGAGGTGTCCGGATCTCAGTCCTCCGACTCTGAGCCA
The window above is part of the Deltaproteobacteria bacterium genome. Proteins encoded here:
- a CDS encoding GGDEF domain-containing protein, which translates into the protein MGEEHKDTKDTALAESGGDRLRRSVSTEAMSVELVSAFAGDRVMTGDERARIDEQIEERGGVFFSDLFYTISHHYFAPDVAESLWGEVTKHKLAMTKALGRNVRITVATLDYLSNITGQIESLTLISETHAAEITALSMRDGMTGLYNHSSCYELLELEFRNHRRYGAGLSLFLVDIDDFKLVNDRHGHQEGDRVIIQLARTMTEQVRDSDICCRLGGEEFVAILPFTSRPEIALEIAERVREKVMTIRCGGEAVTISAGIAVCDQQVRSSRELLENADRALYSAKRRGKNRVVLDEAPPAR